One Cryptosporangium aurantiacum DNA window includes the following coding sequences:
- a CDS encoding NUDIX domain-containing protein: protein MVKEATATVFVFGLVEGRYCLGLVFHPRLGVWIPPGGHVEPDETAAEAALREVTEETGLTAALLPPPHEKLPDGYPHTPVSPPWWTVEIAVGPDRHTPADHVHVDHQYVALAASSVPAETDHPFVWRTEADLSEPDAIIADARGQARALFGRLPELMLSQPGWPAGNRHF, encoded by the coding sequence GTGGTGAAAGAGGCGACGGCGACCGTTTTTGTGTTCGGACTGGTCGAGGGGCGGTACTGCCTGGGGCTGGTGTTCCACCCGCGGCTCGGCGTCTGGATCCCGCCCGGCGGTCACGTCGAGCCGGACGAGACGGCGGCCGAGGCGGCGCTGCGCGAGGTGACCGAGGAGACCGGCCTCACCGCCGCACTCCTGCCCCCTCCGCACGAGAAGCTCCCGGACGGCTATCCGCACACGCCGGTGTCGCCGCCCTGGTGGACGGTCGAGATCGCGGTCGGCCCCGACCGGCACACCCCGGCCGACCACGTCCACGTCGACCACCAGTACGTCGCGCTCGCCGCGTCGAGTGTGCCCGCGGAGACCGACCACCCGTTCGTCTGGCGCACCGAGGCCGACCTGAGCGAGCCGGACGCGATCATCGCGGACGCCCGCGGACAGGCGAGGGCCCTGTTCGGCCGGCTGCCGGAGCTGATGCTGTCGCAGCCCGGCTGGCCCGCGGGAAACCGACATTTCTGA
- a CDS encoding FAD-dependent oxidoreductase: MGKPVLLTVDDDPSVSRAVARDLRRRYGEDYRVMRADSGPQALDALKEIKLRGDRVAAILADYRMPQMNGIEFLEAAMDLFPRARRALLTAYADTDAAIQAINVVDVDHYLLKPWDPPEEKLYPVVDALIATWQAAGDSPVDEIKVVGHQFSPASFELRDFLARNQVPYRWYFADSSEGRRLLESADADPEEPDVIPLVVTPEGEVLRSPTPSELASRVGLATNPAEKFYDVIIVGGGPAGLGAAVYAASEGLRTVLVEQQATGGQAGQSSRIENYLGFPDGVSGAQLTERARRQAIKFGAEILTTRRACELIVKGSARGVKFEDGTEIAAHAVVLATGVSYRRLAADGIDDLTGRGVYYGSAAVEAPACAGQEVVIVGGANSAGQAAVFFSKHASRVRLVVRGPSLEASMSAYLIKQLDEIDNVIVQTRTTVCACLGEGRLQRIDLRNGDTGEIEAVDAGFCFVFIGAAPLTDWMDGVVARDEAGFVLAGTDLLGDDGARPAGWTVDRDPFPLETSIPGVFVAGDVRSQSVKRVASAVGEGAMAVTLVHRYLSA; this comes from the coding sequence ATGGGCAAGCCGGTTTTGCTCACCGTCGACGACGACCCGTCCGTGTCGCGTGCCGTAGCGCGTGACCTGCGGCGTCGGTACGGCGAGGACTACCGGGTCATGCGCGCGGACTCCGGTCCGCAGGCCCTGGACGCGCTCAAGGAGATCAAGCTGCGCGGCGACCGGGTGGCGGCGATCCTCGCCGACTACCGGATGCCGCAGATGAACGGCATCGAGTTCCTCGAGGCCGCGATGGACCTGTTCCCGCGGGCCCGCCGCGCGCTGCTCACCGCGTACGCCGACACCGATGCCGCGATCCAGGCGATCAACGTGGTCGACGTCGACCACTACCTGCTCAAGCCCTGGGACCCGCCCGAGGAGAAGCTCTACCCGGTGGTCGACGCGCTGATCGCGACCTGGCAGGCCGCGGGCGACTCGCCGGTCGACGAGATCAAGGTCGTCGGGCACCAGTTCTCGCCCGCGTCGTTCGAGCTGCGGGACTTCCTGGCCCGCAACCAGGTGCCCTACCGCTGGTACTTCGCCGACTCGTCCGAGGGACGGCGGCTGCTGGAGTCGGCTGACGCCGATCCCGAGGAGCCGGACGTGATCCCGCTGGTGGTGACGCCCGAGGGTGAAGTACTGCGCAGTCCGACGCCGTCCGAGCTGGCGAGCCGCGTCGGCCTGGCCACCAACCCGGCGGAGAAGTTCTACGACGTCATCATCGTGGGCGGCGGACCGGCCGGGCTCGGCGCCGCGGTCTACGCGGCCTCCGAGGGGTTAAGGACCGTTCTCGTCGAGCAGCAAGCCACCGGCGGCCAAGCCGGGCAGAGCTCTCGCATCGAGAACTACCTCGGCTTCCCGGACGGCGTCAGCGGCGCCCAGCTCACCGAGCGCGCCCGGCGCCAGGCGATCAAGTTCGGCGCGGAGATCCTCACCACCCGCCGGGCCTGCGAGCTGATCGTCAAGGGCTCGGCCCGCGGCGTGAAATTCGAGGACGGCACCGAGATCGCGGCACACGCCGTCGTGCTCGCAACCGGCGTGTCCTACCGGCGGTTGGCGGCCGACGGCATCGACGACCTGACCGGGCGCGGCGTCTACTACGGTTCCGCGGCGGTGGAGGCCCCGGCGTGCGCCGGTCAGGAGGTCGTCATCGTCGGCGGCGCCAACTCCGCCGGTCAGGCCGCGGTGTTCTTCTCCAAGCACGCGTCGCGGGTGCGGCTGGTCGTCCGCGGTCCGTCGCTCGAGGCGTCGATGTCGGCGTACCTGATCAAGCAGCTGGACGAGATCGACAACGTCATCGTCCAGACCCGGACGACCGTGTGCGCGTGCCTCGGCGAGGGGCGGCTGCAACGGATCGACCTGAGGAACGGCGACACCGGCGAGATCGAAGCGGTCGACGCCGGGTTCTGCTTCGTGTTCATCGGAGCCGCCCCGCTCACCGACTGGATGGACGGTGTGGTGGCCCGCGACGAGGCCGGATTTGTCCTGGCGGGCACCGACCTGCTCGGCGACGACGGCGCACGGCCCGCCGGCTGGACCGTGGACCGGGATCCGTTCCCGCTGGAGACCAGCATCCCGGGTGTGTTCGTGGCCGGTGACGTCCGCTCGCAGTCGGTGAAACGGGTGGCCTCGGCGGTCGGCGAAGGAGCGATGGCGGTGACGCTCGTCCACCGCTACCTCAGCGCGTGA
- a CDS encoding ATP-binding protein has translation MTDRVSPDELKQLFLFEALSPEQLTWLAEHGAREEREANSVVYGEGDPATCFFVLLSGTIKLSRTVGGARVEISRTDKPGAYAGSYMAYLGDRVPQRYLQTMTALTPSTFYVLPAEDFATVVSTWFPMTVHLLEGLYFGGQANQATVGSRERLQALGSLTAGLTHELNNPAAATARAASLLRERVAKSRHKLAALARGDIPRERLAVLVDLQEDAVERCAKAKELSPVEANDREDELGDWLEERDVPMAWDLAPTLVAAGIDIDWVEDAEERLGGKHLDSALHWIGYTLETEQLMMEISQASGRISELVTAAKQYSQLDRAPHQWIDVHEGIDSTLVMLSGKINKKEISVVKEYDRTLPQIPAYPGELNQVWTNLIVNAISAMGGKGTLTIRTSLRRPEDPDSPVQVEVCDTGPGVPEEIQERIFEPFFTTKPVGEGTGLGLDISWRIVVNRHGGDLSVQSVPGDTRFIVCLPRNEPQHPGPAR, from the coding sequence ATGACCGACCGGGTGAGCCCCGACGAGCTGAAACAACTGTTCCTGTTCGAGGCGCTCAGCCCCGAGCAGCTCACCTGGCTGGCCGAGCACGGGGCGAGGGAGGAGCGCGAAGCGAACTCCGTCGTCTACGGCGAGGGCGACCCGGCGACGTGCTTCTTCGTGCTGCTCTCCGGCACGATCAAGCTCAGCCGGACGGTCGGCGGCGCGCGGGTGGAGATCTCCCGCACCGACAAGCCGGGTGCCTACGCCGGGTCCTATATGGCCTACCTCGGTGACCGGGTCCCGCAGCGGTACCTGCAGACGATGACCGCGCTCACCCCGTCCACGTTCTACGTGCTGCCCGCCGAGGACTTCGCGACGGTCGTCAGCACCTGGTTCCCGATGACCGTCCACCTGCTGGAGGGCCTCTACTTCGGCGGCCAGGCCAACCAGGCCACGGTCGGCTCGCGGGAGCGGCTGCAGGCGCTCGGGTCGCTCACCGCCGGGCTGACCCACGAGCTGAACAACCCGGCCGCCGCCACCGCGCGGGCGGCGTCGCTGCTGCGCGAGCGGGTCGCGAAGTCGCGGCACAAGCTCGCCGCACTGGCGCGCGGCGACATTCCCCGCGAGCGGCTGGCGGTCCTGGTCGACCTGCAGGAGGACGCGGTCGAGCGGTGCGCGAAGGCCAAGGAACTGTCCCCGGTGGAGGCGAACGACCGCGAGGACGAGCTGGGTGACTGGCTCGAGGAGCGGGACGTCCCGATGGCCTGGGACCTCGCGCCGACGCTCGTCGCGGCCGGGATCGACATCGACTGGGTGGAGGACGCCGAGGAGCGGCTCGGCGGCAAGCACCTGGACAGCGCGCTGCACTGGATCGGCTACACGCTCGAGACCGAGCAGCTGATGATGGAGATCTCGCAGGCGTCGGGCCGAATCTCCGAGCTGGTCACGGCCGCGAAGCAGTACTCCCAGCTCGACCGGGCACCGCACCAGTGGATCGACGTCCACGAAGGCATCGACAGCACGCTGGTCATGCTCTCCGGGAAGATCAACAAGAAGGAGATCTCGGTCGTCAAGGAGTACGACCGGACGCTCCCGCAGATCCCGGCGTACCCCGGTGAGCTCAACCAGGTCTGGACGAACCTGATCGTCAACGCGATCTCGGCGATGGGCGGCAAGGGCACGCTGACGATCCGCACGAGCCTGCGGCGGCCGGAGGACCCGGACAGCCCGGTGCAGGTCGAGGTCTGCGACACCGGGCCAGGCGTGCCGGAGGAGATCCAGGAGCGGATCTTCGAGCCGTTCTTCACGACCAAGCCGGTCGGCGAGGGTACGGGCCTGGGGCTGGACATCTCGTGGCGGATCGTGGTGAACCGGCACGGTGGCGACCTGAGCGTCCAGAGCGTGCCGGGGGACACCCGGTTCATCGTCTGCCTGCCGCGGAACGAGCCCCAGCATCCGGGGCCTGCACGGTAG
- a CDS encoding helix-turn-helix transcriptional regulator, with amino-acid sequence MDTSRSFVGRGPETVVLGEAWRSTQAGDPRVVSVTGAPGTGKTRLVEHFLAGLPGASTLWLAADENEVDRQWEILRQAVARLPSSATAESIRTPDPGANPVFVGDALATDLQRAGPTVVVVDDAHWADRASIEAIRYAARRMPSAPVLVVVIHHPPGAVRRIPDGRPNPGLPDGWRRMVESDRGVELELGGLAPDELMQLAALEGRAGLSPAGAARLWQLTDGNPLHVRHLLPQLSMRTLAADSSPLPAPHSISATIASQLATCHAPARELVSAAAVLGERFRLADAAAIAELAGGPLTAATTEALAVGLIVEVPGSGGREFVFADRLTRSSLYHDRALSYRQELHRRAARLGGPNVLDHRLTAAAGGLDAELADDAEHAARERWRRGELTAAAALYRHAVELTPRGPVRAARVLTTVEALLVAGDAAGAQDYESDVGTAPDGPWRDYVAGYQLLLSGRIPEAKTLLDRALATVREPDPTAGALAGQPTAGDLQARPDGGALAGQPTAGDLQARIAAQLAIIAILTLDYRDMIRYGVEAVEAPATEPWVAAYAHFARAIGLALSGRAEEAIAALADADAPGAAGALDALCARGMIALWTDRLADADRDLRQSVARATAGEALRIGQALGYLAEVEYRRGELTDAVLHAELALGDAEESLRVWEYAILHALACYPRAARAEWSAADAHVRAAAHWAGLIGASTGLAYAAGGLAAIAQAKDDPTALLAAAVDIEKHYDSQEPGTHLFGPLRADALAQLGRPDDADAALATYLSKLARPERRSARLGVARVRARIALARGAHREALTACTEALALATEIGLPLEVVRINLLTGRCLAALDRRAPAVAALRTALLQSRALGATAYVTQAADAARTLGLSIETPEAVFAGLTATELSIARLIGARRTNKQIAVELSLSVKTVEGHLTAIYRKLGVDGRGELRALAAR; translated from the coding sequence ATGGACACGAGTCGCTCCTTCGTCGGACGCGGCCCGGAGACGGTGGTCCTGGGCGAAGCATGGCGGTCGACGCAGGCCGGTGACCCGCGGGTGGTCAGCGTCACCGGCGCACCAGGCACCGGGAAGACGCGCCTGGTCGAACACTTCCTCGCCGGGCTGCCGGGCGCGTCGACGCTCTGGCTGGCGGCCGACGAGAACGAGGTCGACCGGCAGTGGGAGATTCTCCGGCAGGCCGTCGCGCGGTTGCCGTCCTCGGCGACCGCCGAGTCGATCCGGACGCCCGATCCGGGGGCGAACCCGGTGTTCGTCGGCGACGCGCTCGCCACCGACCTGCAGCGCGCCGGCCCGACCGTGGTGGTCGTGGACGACGCGCACTGGGCCGACCGCGCCTCGATCGAGGCGATCCGGTACGCCGCGAGGCGGATGCCGTCGGCGCCGGTCCTCGTCGTGGTGATCCACCACCCGCCCGGCGCGGTGCGGCGGATCCCGGACGGCCGCCCGAACCCGGGTCTGCCGGACGGCTGGCGCCGGATGGTGGAGTCCGACCGGGGCGTCGAACTGGAGCTCGGTGGGCTCGCACCCGACGAGCTGATGCAGCTCGCGGCCCTGGAGGGCCGGGCCGGGCTCTCGCCAGCCGGTGCGGCCAGGCTCTGGCAGCTGACCGACGGAAACCCGTTGCACGTCCGTCACCTGCTGCCTCAGCTCTCGATGCGGACGCTGGCCGCGGACAGTAGCCCGTTGCCCGCACCGCACTCGATCTCGGCGACGATCGCCTCCCAGCTGGCGACGTGCCACGCGCCGGCCAGAGAGCTGGTGTCGGCCGCGGCCGTCCTGGGTGAACGGTTCCGGCTGGCCGACGCCGCCGCGATCGCCGAGCTCGCCGGGGGCCCGCTGACCGCCGCGACCACCGAGGCGCTGGCCGTCGGGCTGATCGTCGAGGTGCCGGGCAGCGGCGGGCGCGAGTTCGTGTTCGCCGACCGGTTGACCCGCTCGTCGCTCTACCACGACCGGGCGCTGTCCTACCGGCAGGAGCTGCACCGGCGGGCGGCGCGGCTGGGCGGGCCGAACGTGCTCGATCACCGGCTCACCGCCGCGGCCGGTGGCCTGGACGCGGAGCTGGCCGACGACGCCGAGCACGCCGCCCGGGAACGCTGGCGACGCGGGGAGCTGACCGCGGCCGCGGCGCTGTACCGGCACGCCGTCGAACTCACCCCGCGCGGGCCGGTGCGAGCCGCCCGCGTACTCACCACCGTCGAGGCGCTGCTGGTCGCCGGCGACGCGGCCGGCGCGCAGGACTACGAGAGCGACGTCGGCACCGCGCCCGACGGGCCGTGGCGCGACTACGTCGCCGGGTACCAACTGCTGCTCTCCGGCCGGATCCCCGAGGCGAAAACCCTCCTCGACCGCGCACTGGCCACGGTCCGCGAGCCCGATCCCACGGCCGGCGCTCTCGCGGGTCAGCCGACCGCCGGCGATCTCCAGGCTCGGCCCGACGGTGGCGCTCTCGCGGGTCAGCCGACCGCCGGCGATCTCCAAGCTCGTATCGCGGCGCAGCTCGCGATCATCGCGATCCTCACGCTCGACTACCGGGACATGATCCGGTACGGCGTCGAGGCGGTCGAGGCACCGGCGACCGAACCCTGGGTCGCCGCCTACGCGCACTTCGCCCGCGCGATCGGGCTGGCCCTGTCCGGCCGGGCCGAGGAGGCGATCGCCGCGCTCGCCGACGCCGACGCCCCCGGAGCCGCCGGTGCGCTCGACGCGCTCTGCGCCCGCGGCATGATCGCGCTCTGGACCGATCGCCTGGCCGACGCCGACCGCGACCTGCGTCAGTCGGTCGCGCGCGCCACCGCCGGTGAGGCGCTGCGCATCGGCCAGGCGCTGGGTTACCTCGCCGAGGTCGAGTACCGCCGCGGCGAGCTCACCGACGCGGTGCTGCACGCCGAACTCGCGCTCGGCGACGCCGAGGAGAGCCTCCGGGTCTGGGAGTACGCGATCCTGCACGCGCTGGCCTGCTATCCCCGCGCGGCCCGCGCCGAGTGGTCCGCCGCCGACGCCCACGTCCGCGCCGCCGCGCACTGGGCCGGGCTGATCGGCGCGAGCACCGGCCTGGCCTACGCCGCCGGCGGGCTCGCCGCGATCGCCCAGGCCAAGGACGACCCCACCGCGCTGCTCGCGGCCGCGGTGGACATCGAGAAGCACTACGACTCGCAGGAGCCGGGCACCCACCTGTTCGGGCCGCTGCGCGCGGACGCCCTGGCTCAGCTCGGCCGCCCCGACGACGCGGACGCGGCCCTCGCGACGTACCTGTCCAAACTGGCCCGTCCGGAGCGACGATCCGCCCGGCTCGGCGTCGCCCGGGTCCGCGCCCGGATCGCGCTGGCCCGCGGCGCGCACCGCGAGGCCCTGACCGCGTGCACCGAGGCGCTCGCGCTGGCCACCGAGATCGGGCTGCCGCTGGAGGTCGTCCGGATCAACCTGCTGACCGGCCGCTGCCTGGCCGCGCTGGACCGGCGGGCCCCTGCGGTCGCCGCGCTGCGCACCGCGCTACTGCAGTCCAGGGCGCTCGGCGCGACGGCTTACGTCACCCAGGCCGCGGACGCCGCCCGCACGCTCGGGCTCTCGATCGAGACGCCGGAGGCGGTCTTCGCCGGGCTCACCGCGACCGAGCTGAGCATCGCCCGGCTGATCGGCGCCCGCCGCACGAACAAGCAGATCGCCGTCGAGCTCTCGCTGAGCGTCAAGACCGTCGAAGGCCACCTCACCGCGATCTACCGCAAGCTCGGTGTGGACGGTCGGGGCGAGCTGCGCGCTCTCGCCGCGCGCTGA
- a CDS encoding FAD/NAD(P)-binding protein yields MASTPVRVVLVGAGPRGTGLLERLTAHASALLSDRPLDLHVVDPFPFGPGRIWQPERAGVDRLDSVDDTAILPGEPSARAWAAAHARWGGAPAGEPLGRQAFGHYLTWAFWHTVRTAPAGVTIRTHLGSAVDVVGEPDGPQHVVLDTGAELTADVVVLAQGRAGTRPTAEQWKLADFADWRGLRYERPRDGDTLSFDGVPAGVDVLIRDAGPVTGDLVALLTVARGGRYVGDTYRPTGAEPRIHLRSPARPDLAPVRRPAAAAAWEKRRAALVDAGVVVPHPASDVVVPDATRNAFVLGTGAAAVAARTLIEPDTAWGPLRSSDDPLLRALAERGELAGWSGSGALLDRHGVAHPRRFAYGPLVGGADTLTGTALATENDVAARHVLAVLTGVAVLAGVAT; encoded by the coding sequence ATGGCGAGCACCCCGGTCCGCGTCGTCCTCGTCGGTGCCGGTCCCCGCGGTACCGGCCTGCTCGAACGGCTCACCGCGCACGCATCCGCGCTGCTGTCCGACCGGCCGCTGGACCTGCACGTCGTGGACCCGTTCCCGTTCGGGCCCGGCCGGATCTGGCAGCCCGAGCGTGCCGGCGTCGACCGGCTGGACTCAGTGGACGACACCGCGATCCTGCCCGGCGAGCCGTCCGCACGCGCGTGGGCCGCCGCTCACGCCCGGTGGGGTGGCGCCCCCGCCGGGGAGCCGCTCGGCAGGCAGGCCTTCGGCCACTATCTGACGTGGGCGTTCTGGCACACGGTCCGGACCGCTCCGGCCGGCGTGACGATCCGGACGCACCTGGGCTCCGCGGTGGACGTCGTCGGCGAACCGGACGGCCCGCAGCACGTCGTGCTCGACACCGGCGCCGAGCTGACCGCCGACGTCGTGGTGCTCGCGCAGGGCCGTGCGGGGACCCGCCCCACCGCTGAACAGTGGAAGCTGGCGGACTTCGCCGACTGGCGCGGGCTGCGGTACGAGCGCCCCCGCGACGGTGACACGCTCTCGTTCGACGGCGTTCCGGCCGGGGTCGACGTCCTGATCCGAGACGCCGGACCGGTCACCGGTGACCTGGTGGCGCTGCTGACCGTCGCTCGCGGCGGCCGGTACGTCGGCGACACCTACCGGCCCACCGGGGCCGAACCGCGGATCCACCTGCGGTCCCCGGCCCGTCCCGACCTCGCGCCGGTCCGGCGGCCCGCGGCCGCGGCCGCGTGGGAGAAACGCCGCGCCGCGCTGGTGGACGCCGGGGTCGTGGTGCCGCATCCCGCTTCCGACGTCGTCGTGCCGGACGCCACCCGCAACGCGTTCGTGCTGGGCACCGGCGCCGCAGCGGTGGCCGCGCGCACGCTGATCGAGCCGGACACCGCGTGGGGCCCGCTGCGTTCGTCCGACGATCCGCTGCTCCGCGCGCTGGCCGAGCGGGGTGAACTGGCCGGCTGGAGCGGCAGCGGTGCGCTGCTCGACCGGCACGGCGTGGCCCATCCGCGGCGCTTCGCGTACGGCCCGCTCGTCGGTGGTGCGGATACTCTGACCGGCACCGCGCTCGCCACCGAGAACGACGTCGCCGCCCGCCACGTCCTGGCCGTTCTCACCGGGGTGGCGGTTCTCGCCGGGGTGGCCACCTGA
- a CDS encoding LLM class flavin-dependent oxidoreductase codes for MTAPLLFGIRIPVGRTGRPQLSPSVHRDAAVAQARRLTALADILGLDYVFSGGDAGLSSETTLALLGAARRLTVVAPISVAAWHPALLARFGAVAARLSGGRFAIDLRSGPHPDDHRAEEFARIVRGLWTGGRVDVDGEHFRARGLRPSVRPDVAPEIVVSGGWRAAASLAARTGDWYLHPGAGPDEVPAQVAALDGEAAGTGREVGFAVSVAATLEEPDAVAARLVKYGRSGAGLVVLDLADPEVDLPVFAREVVPRVRELERARTLVAVR; via the coding sequence ATGACTGCGCCGCTGCTGTTCGGAATCCGTATCCCGGTCGGACGAACCGGCCGGCCGCAGCTGTCGCCATCCGTGCACCGTGACGCGGCCGTCGCTCAGGCCCGCCGCCTCACCGCGCTCGCCGACATCCTCGGGCTCGACTACGTGTTCAGCGGTGGTGATGCGGGCCTGTCCAGCGAGACGACGCTCGCCCTGCTCGGCGCGGCTCGCCGGCTGACGGTCGTGGCCCCGATCTCGGTCGCCGCCTGGCATCCGGCGCTGCTGGCGCGGTTCGGTGCGGTCGCCGCCCGGCTCTCCGGCGGACGGTTCGCGATCGACCTCCGCAGCGGCCCGCACCCCGACGACCACCGGGCGGAGGAGTTCGCCCGCATCGTGCGTGGGCTCTGGACCGGTGGCCGCGTCGACGTGGACGGCGAACACTTCCGCGCCCGCGGGCTGCGGCCCAGCGTCCGGCCGGACGTGGCACCCGAGATCGTCGTTTCCGGCGGTTGGCGCGCCGCGGCGTCGCTCGCCGCCCGCACCGGCGACTGGTACCTGCACCCGGGAGCCGGGCCGGATGAGGTCCCGGCGCAGGTCGCCGCGCTGGACGGCGAGGCGGCGGGCACCGGACGCGAGGTCGGGTTCGCCGTGTCGGTCGCCGCGACGCTCGAGGAGCCCGACGCGGTGGCCGCGCGGCTGGTGAAGTACGGGCGTTCGGGCGCCGGGCTGGTGGTGCTCGACCTGGCCGACCCGGAGGTCGACCTCCCGGTGTTCGCCCGCGAGGTCGTGCCCCGCGTGCGGGAGCTGGAGCGCGCTCGGACGCTGGTCGCCGTTCGCTGA
- a CDS encoding IclR family transcriptional regulator, giving the protein MVAVAPADSRRASRSSIGRAFTLLNAFGPDHSRLTLTELARRADLPLTTAHRLAGELVACGALERDDGGRYRIGLRLWELASLAPRGLGLRELALPFLEDLYEVTRENAQLAVRDGVEVVFVERITGRHAVPVRTRVGGRWAMHCTGVGLVLLAYAPTDVQEQVLGQPLERYTERTVTAADELRRTLASVRQRGYAVSDRQVTMDSLSVAAPIRGADGTVVAAISLVVHSDGAQPVALAPAVQAAARGVSRALR; this is encoded by the coding sequence ATGGTTGCCGTGGCTCCCGCCGACTCGCGCCGCGCGTCCCGCTCCTCGATCGGGCGGGCGTTCACGCTGCTCAACGCGTTCGGGCCGGACCACTCCCGGCTGACGCTGACCGAACTCGCCCGGCGCGCGGACCTGCCGCTGACCACCGCGCACCGGCTCGCGGGCGAACTCGTGGCCTGCGGCGCGCTGGAGCGTGACGACGGCGGCCGCTACCGGATCGGGCTCCGGCTCTGGGAGCTGGCGTCGCTGGCGCCGCGCGGTCTCGGGCTCCGCGAGCTCGCGCTGCCGTTCCTCGAGGACCTCTACGAGGTGACCAGGGAGAACGCCCAGCTTGCCGTGCGGGACGGCGTCGAGGTGGTGTTCGTCGAGCGGATCACCGGGCGCCACGCGGTGCCGGTCCGGACCCGGGTCGGCGGACGCTGGGCGATGCATTGCACCGGGGTCGGGCTGGTCCTGCTCGCGTACGCGCCCACCGACGTCCAGGAGCAGGTGCTCGGGCAGCCGCTGGAGCGGTACACCGAGCGGACGGTCACCGCTGCGGACGAGCTGCGCCGGACGCTGGCGTCGGTGCGGCAGCGCGGATACGCGGTGAGCGACCGCCAGGTCACGATGGACTCACTGTCGGTAGCGGCCCCGATCCGCGGCGCGGACGGCACGGTGGTGGCCGCGATCTCGCTGGTCGTGCACTCCGACGGCGCCCAGCCGGTCGCGCTGGCGCCGGCCGTCCAGGCGGCGGCGCGCGGAGTGTCCCGCGCGCTCCGCTGA
- a CDS encoding aldo/keto reductase, producing the protein MSRLGLGSWRTFERISRDEGVAVLRAAHEAGLTFLDDARYDDETGGAPIRTGYSEVVFGELFRAAGWPREQAVVANKLWWEFWPEQTPDQELDASLGRMGFDDVDLIYTAPPPDGLDVAEAVERIVALIEAGKARAWGVLNWSAAQVLEAAQIADMRGWPAPAAAQLPYSLVHRDVVEDDHLIRALAAANTGVVASYALVGGVLTGKYDAGADGRHPEALTEPRLAAAVAAGRELAALAAELNTPPAALALAFPLLNPVVASLLTGATRPEQVHANLAALTLVETLDESVAARLRSIGAPSDVETTVTAQ; encoded by the coding sequence GTGAGCCGACTCGGGCTCGGGTCGTGGCGGACGTTCGAGCGCATCAGCCGGGACGAGGGTGTCGCTGTCCTGCGTGCGGCTCACGAGGCCGGCCTGACGTTCCTCGACGACGCCCGGTACGACGACGAGACGGGCGGCGCGCCGATCCGCACCGGCTACTCCGAGGTCGTGTTCGGTGAGCTGTTTCGCGCCGCGGGCTGGCCGCGCGAGCAGGCGGTCGTCGCGAACAAGCTGTGGTGGGAGTTCTGGCCCGAGCAGACGCCGGACCAGGAGCTGGACGCCTCGCTCGGCCGGATGGGGTTTGACGACGTCGACCTGATCTACACCGCGCCACCCCCGGACGGCCTGGACGTCGCCGAGGCGGTGGAGCGGATCGTCGCGCTGATCGAGGCCGGTAAGGCTCGCGCCTGGGGTGTCCTCAACTGGTCCGCCGCGCAGGTGCTGGAGGCCGCGCAGATCGCCGACATGCGGGGCTGGCCCGCCCCGGCGGCGGCCCAGCTGCCGTACAGCCTGGTCCACCGGGACGTCGTCGAGGACGACCACCTGATCCGTGCGCTGGCGGCCGCGAACACCGGGGTCGTGGCGTCCTACGCGCTGGTCGGCGGTGTTCTGACCGGCAAGTACGACGCCGGGGCGGACGGGCGGCACCCGGAGGCGCTCACCGAGCCGCGCCTGGCAGCCGCGGTGGCGGCCGGCCGCGAACTCGCCGCGCTCGCGGCCGAGCTGAACACCCCACCGGCCGCGCTCGCGCTCGCGTTTCCGCTGCTCAACCCGGTTGTCGCCAGCCTGCTCACCGGGGCGACCCGGCCCGAGCAGGTGCACGCGAACCTCGCGGCGCTGACCCTGGTCGAGACGCTGGACGAGTCCGTGGCCGCGCGCCTGCGGTCGATCGGCGCCCCGTCCGACGTCGAGACCACGGTTACTGCCCAGTAG